The stretch of DNA TAGTTAAATTGTTTTTAGTATAATACTTCTAAATTAAACAAATTACAAAACACAACAATAGAGTTTAATATTATTTAAACCCTATTTAACTTAAATATCATACTCTAAAAAAGTAATAAAATTATTAATTACATATTGCTTTACCATCAACATGATATGTATTACTTTTTATCAAAACCTAATGCTTCATGTGCTGCCTTTAAATCAGCAAAATCTTTTTTTGCTTGTTCCATGGAAGTCCTTAAACTATCTAAGTTTGTTTCTACTTGCTTAAATACACTTCCTGCACTACTTAAACTAATTTTTGCCTTCGAAATACTATCTACAATAAAACCTACATAATAATAACCATTTGACCTTATCTGTGCTAAATGCCTTAAAGCAGACTCAGTAGAACTCTTTGCATGCTCAGCATAACTTTTTGCATTTTGTAATGCATTAAATTGCTCCTTATATCGCACCATTGCAATATTTCTACTACCCCTAACTTTCTCAATTGCTTGATATAAATTTATCTTCACATTTTGATCAATACCATTTCCATTAGAACCTCTTGCCCTATCAAGATCAGAATTAGCTTTAATAATATTAGCTTGCATACTCTCAATCTCTGACAATGATGAACTTACCTCACTATGCATTGCCTCAATAGTTACTAATTTACGACTAACCTTGCTATTAATTTCATTAACCTCATCATCGTAACTAACAAGATAAGATTCTTCCTCTTCAGTTAACCTATTAGATTGAGATATAGACTGTTTTTGCCCTACTCTATCTTCAGGTCTTTTCTCTTTAAGCTCCTGATCAATACCTTTTTTTGTAAGTTTTTTTGATTTATTTTTATACCCTCTTCAATCCTTGCAACAACATCTACTTGCTCTTCTTTAATTTCTTGATTTTCTTCTTTAGACTTTAAATCTTCTACCTTTTTGTTTTCTTCTAAAAATTTTTCTCTTGATTTATCTAACAATTTATTAAGGGCCTTTATATCACATGATAAAAAACATAACAATGCTAGCACGCATACTGATAAAACACTTCTCTTCATATCTCCCTCCTGGGATATCAAATTATATATTATAAATTAATAATGATTATTATATTAAATAATAATCATTATTAATTTATAATATATATCACTTTATCTAAAATACAAATTATTTTAATTAAAATTCTCTATTTTTTTTATTACCTCTTTAAAAAGACGTAGTACTACTACTATGTTTTACACTACTATTATTATTTATTTAAAACTATTACCTTTATCTTAATATTGTTAAGTTGTGGTTTCAATGCAAACAACTACAATCTTAAATAATTCCTAAAATGATCAAAAATAGATTAATATCAATTAGTATAATTTTATATACATGAAAACATATCACCTGTATGACCTTTTAAATCACAAGAAAATCTTTACTTTAAATGACCTTTTTTATATCCATGATTCCTTATTTTTATGCACTAGCTGTTATTTCTGCTATCTTAACAGCTTCTCTATACGGATTTATCTTCTTGAATAACTATAGTTTGTCAATAAATATGCTCCTTAACATAAAACTTAAAACTACTTGTTTATATAGACTTGTATGTTCATTATTCATTAAGAATCTATAAGCTCATCATATAATCAACAAACTTGATAAAGCCTTTATCTAAAACCTTATATTCCTTATTTAATAAATCATCTCTTTCAATATCAGTATTCAAAATCAATTACCCCTCAAAGCTTTAAAAGAATTTACTAGTTATTCAATTTAAATCATTATATAGTTTTTAGAAACTTATTTAAATAAAATTAAAGAGAGTTCCTTATAAAAGAACTCTTCTTGAAAATACTAATATTATAAAATATTTAAATCTTTCAGTCTTTATCTTGAAAGATTCTATAGAACAGTTTTTGCCTCACTAATAAGTTCTTCTATTTCTTTTATCTTTGCCATTGCTTCAATTAACTTCACAGAAGAAGATTCTAATTGTTTTAACGCATTCTCTGCTTCTCTTAGTGCCTGTCTAGCTAAAAAATCACTGTCTACTTTTCTTGACCAGTAACTCCTACGTTTATTTCTCAATCTTTCAATCATAGATTCTCTTAAAGTTTTTTCAGCTTTTTCAAAAAAATATTTTGCGGATTCTAGCTCATTAAATCCACTATCGACTTCATTCATAAGCCTCTCGAGATTCGATCTTTCATCATTGAACTTATTTTGCAATTGAGTTAACTTTCTTATCTTTTCTATATTTTCCTTACGCTTTTTGGTTAGTGATATTCTTTCACTCTGAAATTTTCCCATTATATCATAAAAATCAGCTCTTCCTAGCTCATATCTATCTTTAAACTCAAGTGCATTCTTAATTATTAATTGCTGGAATCCAGAATCTCCAAGAGCACTTTTTATATTTTCAATTTCTTCTTGTGCTTTGATCTCTTCATCAGTACTTGGGGTTAAGTCCTCTTCTTTTATCTCTATTTCTTCTTGAGAATAGTATGGATAGAACATTGGCATTCCCTTTTCCACATTATCTGCATTGACAGAAATTACTGGGGCTACAGGCACTACCTGCATGTCTTGTTTTATTTCTACACCCTCTTCAAAAGCATCTATAACAACTTCTTTTTGTTCCTGATTTTCTTGTTTATGGTTTAAATCTTTATTATCTTTGCTTTCATCTAAAACTTTTTCCCTTACTTCATTTAATAAATCATTAAGGGCATTGATATCACATGATAACAAACATAATAATGCTAGTATACATACTGATAAAATACTTCTCTTCATATCTCCCTCCTGGGATATTAGATTATTTAATTATTAAATCTCGATATTGAAATACAATAATTACTGGTAAGTGTACACCCTTTTATTTTAAATAACAAA from Borrelia parkeri encodes:
- a CDS encoding P12 family lipoprotein, with amino-acid sequence MKRSILSVCILALLCLLSCDINALNDLLNEVREKVLDESKDNKDLNHKQENQEQKEVVIDAFEEGVEIKQDMQVVPVAPVISVNADNVEKGMPMFYPYYSQEEIEIKEEDLTPSTDEEIKAQEEIENIKSALGDSGFQQLIIKNALEFKDRYELGRADFYDIMGKFQSERISLTKKRKENIEKIRKLTQLQNKFNDERSNLERLMNEVDSGFNELESAKYFFEKAEKTLRESMIERLRNKRRSYWSRKVDSDFLARQALREAENALKQLESSSVKLIEAMAKIKEIEELISEAKTVL